The following proteins are co-located in the Solanum pennellii chromosome 1, SPENNV200 genome:
- the LOC107015334 gene encoding uncharacterized protein LOC107015334, giving the protein MGNINKKISNQDDANVLLPIDTPFKFPSPLPTWPSGEGFASGIIDLGGLQVSQISSFTKVWASQEGGPDNLGATIFEPSNLPNDFFMLGSYSQPNNLPLFGWVLVGKDSSGDALKLPNDYTLVWSSESLKIKQDGVCYIWLPIPPEGCKSVGHVVTTSPQKPSLDKIRCVRADLTDVSETDDWIWGNDGFNVYSSRPKDRGIKGLGVSTGAFMASNNGAAADSLACLKNVVEKFTSMPNFNQIQALFQAYSPLYYFHPDEEYYPSSVPWFFQNGALLYTKGQESTPVVVQPDGSNLPRDGSNDGAYWLDLPTDDSAKNRVKSGDFHAATSYLHVKPMFGATHTDIALWLFYPFNGPARAKIEFITIPLGKIGQHVGDWEHITLRISNFNGELQSVYFSQHSGGNWVSTPQLEFENGNKPVAYSSLHGHACYSKTGQNMQGNGNIGIRNDTAKGQVMDTGANYEVVAGDYLEIVEPIWLNYAREWGPKISYDIANELKKIERFLPGKLKRAVEKLVKSLPNEVLGEEGPTGPKFKDMWNGDERG; this is encoded by the exons ATGGGTaacatcaacaaaaaaatttcaaatcaagATGATGCTAATGTGTTACTTCCAATTGATACTCCCTTTAAGTTTCCTTCTCCATTGCCTACTTGGCCTTCAG GTGAAGGGTTTGCTAGTGGAATCATCGATCTTGGAGGACTACAAGTATCTCAAATATCATCATTTACTAAAGTATGGGCTagccaagaaggtggaccagaTAATCTTGGAGCTACAATCTTTGAGCCATCAAATTTACCAAATGATTTCTTTATGCTTGGATCCTATAGCCAACCTAACAATTTGCCCCTTTTTGGTTGGGTTCTTGTTGGTAAAGATTCATCAGGAGATGCTCTAAAATTGCCAAATGACTATACCCTTGTATGGAGTAGTGAAAGCTTGAAAATCAAACAGGATGGTGTTTGCTATATCTGGCTCCCAATTCCCCCTGAGGGCTGTAAATCTGTTGGACACGTTGTAACAACGTCTCCTCAGAAGCCTTCTCTCGACAAAATCAGATGTGTTCGTGCTGATTTAACCGATGTATCTGAAACTGATGATTGGATTTGGGGAAATGATGGCTTCAATGTGTACTCATCAAGACCAAAAGACAGAGGAATTAAGGGTCTAGGAGTGTCTACTGGTGCTTTTATGGCTTCAAATAACGGAGCTGCAGCAGATTCTCTAGCTTGTTTGAAAAACGTCGTAGAAAAATTCACTTCTATGCCAAATTTTAACCAAATCCAAGCACTATTTCAAGCGTATTCGCCTTTATATTACTTCCACCCTGATGAAGAATATTACCCTTCCTCTGTCCCTTGGTTTTTCCAGAATGGAGCATTGTTGTACACGAAAGGGCAAGAATCTACCCCGGTTGTTGTTCAGCCAGACGGTTCAAATCTCCCTCGAGATGGTTCAAATGATGGCGCGTATTGGTTAGACTTACCAACTGATGATTCAGCAAAAAATCGCGTCAAGAGTGGAGATTTCCATGCTGCCACATCCTACTTACATGTTAAACCAATGTTTGGCGCTACACATACTGATATCGCTCTATGGCTATTTTATCCCTTTAACGGCCCTGCTAGAGCCAAAATCGAATTCATCACCATTCCCTTGGGGAAAATTGGACAGCACGTTGGCGATTGGGAACACATTACGTTAAGGATTAGTAACTTCAATGGAGAGTTACAAAGTGTGTACTTCTCCCAACATAGTGGAGGAAATTGGGTGAGTACACCACaacttgaatttgaaaatggTAACAAGCCCGTGGCCTATTCATCGTTGCATGGTCACGCTTGTTATTCGAAAACAGGGCAAAATATGCAGGGGAATGGTAATATTGGGATAAGAAATGATACAGCAAAAGGGCAGGTGATGGACACTGGAGCAAATTATGAAGTGGTGGCTGGTGATTATTTGGAAATTGTTGAGCCAATATGGCTTAACTATGCTAGAGAATGGGGTCCAAAAATTAGTTATGATATTGCAAATGAGTTGAAAAAAATAGAGAGATTTTTGCCTGGGAAATTAAAGAGGGCTGTTGAGAAACTTGTGAAAAGTTTACCAAATGAGGTTTTGGGTGAGGAAGGACCAACTGGACCTAAGTTTAAGGATATGTGGAATGGTGATGAAAGAGGTTAA